In Bernardetia litoralis DSM 6794, the genomic window TTGATTATTTAGATATTGTGCTGTTGTGCTATTTCCTTTCAAAAACTCAGCTGGTGTTCCTGCTTCTACTACTTTTCCTCCATGTCTTCCTGCACCAGGTCCTATATCTACGAGATAATCGGCAGCCAACATCATATCTTTATCGTGTTCGACAACAATAACTGTGTTTCCCAAATCACGCAAATCTTGCAATGCTTTTATCAATTTTACATTATCTCTTGAATGTAGTCCGATACTTGGCTCATCCAAAATATACAAAACTCCAACAAGCTGCGTTCCGATTTGGGTAGCCAAACGAATACGTTGCGCTTCTCCACCTGAAAGTGTTCTGACAGGTCGGTCAAGAGTTAGATAATCCAAACCAACATCTAATAAAAATCCAATTCTTTTTCTAATTTCTTTTAATATTTCGGCAGCAATAATATTTTGTCTTGCTTCCAAACGGCTTTCAATATCTTCAAAAAATTCTCCTAATTGATTAATATCTTTTTGAGCTAATTCAGAAATATTTTTATCTGCAATTTTGAATTGTAATGATTCTTTTTTGAGTCTAGCTCCTTCACAAGCTGGACAAATTGTAACAGTTAAATAATCTTGTACTCCTGTTTTTTGCTTTGAATTTCCTTCTAATTGATATTTTTCTAGGTAATCGATAACACCTTCAAATTCACTATTCCAAGTTCTGTCAGAAGATTTGGCTTTTACTTTTACAATTTCTTTTGAGCCATAAAGAATTTTTTGTTGAATTTTTTTATCAATTTCTTTCCAAACTGTTGTAATATTTACCTTTTGGCTTTTCATAAAAGCAGCCAATTTTTTAAAAAAATAAGTATCTCTATATTCTCCCAATGGTGCAATTGCTCCCCTACTTATACTTATTGTATCATCTGGAATAATTGACTCTTCTGTTAGTTGTTCTATTTTACCCAAACCGTTACAAGTTTGACACATTCCATAAGGCGAATTGAATGAAAAAATATTTGGAGCTGGCTCATCATACGCAATTCCTGTGGTCGGACACATCAAAAAACGAGAGAAAAAGCGAGCTTCTTTTTGCTCATGTTCTTGTATCATCACAATTCCATTACCTACTTTCATGGCAGTTTTTAGAGATGCCATAATTCGTTTTTCATCCTCTTTCGAAACAATAATTCTATCAACTACCACTTCAATATCGTGCGTTTTGTAACGGTCAGTTTGCATTTTTGGAACAAGTTCCATTATTTCTCCATCAATCCTTACTTTTGTATAACCACTTTTACGTAATTGTACAAAAAGCTCTCTATAATGACCTTTTCGACCTTTTACAACTGGTGCAAGTAGAACTAATTTTTTGTCCTTATATTCTTCAAAAATGATTTCTGAAATCTGTTCTTCTGTTTGGCGAATCATGCGTTCACCTGTGTTATACGAATAGGCAATACCTGCACGAGCATACAGAAGACGCATAAAATCGTAAATTTCTGTTGTCGTTCCTACTGTTGAGCGTGGATTTTTGGAAGTTGTTTTTTGTTCGATACTAATAACTGGACTCAACCCATTTATTTTATCTACATCTGGACGCTCCAAATTTCCCAAAAAAGAACGTGCATACGCTGAAAAACTCTCCATATAACGACGCTGCCCTTCTGCATAAATTGTATCAAAAGCCAAAGAAGATTTTCCACTTCCACTGATTCCAGTAATTACGATGAGCTGCTGACGAGGAAATGAAATATCTATATTTTTCAAATTATGCTCTCTAGCACCAAAAACTTCTATAAAATCAGTTGTATTTGGATGATTTTCGCTAGAATGAATAGAATCTACTCCGTTTTGAGTTTGTTTTTTTATTTTTTTCTTATCTTTTATTTGCGTAGTATTTTTTTTTGGAGTAGCTGATGCCATAGTTTTAAACTAGATTGAGCTTGAGAAATTAGAAAATTCGGATATTATTTTTATACTAAACAAAGGTAACAAATTTATAGGTTTTTGGTTAGAATTTTAGCAAGATTTGCTTAGCTTTAAAAATAAATTCATAATACATTCAGTTTATTTTATCTTTATGTATTGATTGAAAAAATAAGAGAGGAAACAATACAAAATTTTAATCTTACGACCGAATTTAAAAATATAACCAATCAGAAAAAGGAGAAGCATTAGCACAAGTGAAACTATATCATTTGGGGCTTTTACCTTTTCCAAAAAATATAAAAGGTAAAGAGTAAGTTTTATCAGATTGTACTGAGATTCAGAGATTGATACTATTGTTTTTGACTTGTATCAAATAGAGGAAAGAAAACTTAATAAATTGTAATTTTTTTGTGAAAAAAGTATATTTTTGAGTTGAAAAAATAATTCTCATCAAAACTCTAAAATTTCTGTAATATGAAAAGCATATTTTCTTTCAAAATCTATATAATTCTTATTAGTATCATAATAGGAATAAGTAGTTGTAATTCTTCAAAAATTCCTAATCAAAATACTTCTCAAACAAGTGAAAAAGATAAAATAGAGTTCAAAGAAACACTACAAAAACATCTTGATGCAGTCACTAATAGAGATATAGAAACTCTTAAAAGTACCTTGCATCCAAATGGAAAAATGTATTTAATGCTACCTGATGAATCTATCAAAACGACAACAAAAGAATTTGTCGAATATCATACAGAATGGTTTAAATATACTAATTGGACTTTTGAAACTGAGATTTTATATACAGAAATAGGCGAAAATAGTGGCTTGGGAGTTATTCAAATCATTTATAGAGAAGCTGAAAGAAATGGAAAGCCTTATTTTAATAGAATGTGTGTGAGTTACACATTGGAAAAATTTGAAAATAAATGGTATATCATAGCAGACCACGCCAGTACTATTGAAAAAACAAAAAGCGAATAAATTCATTTCTATTCCTTACTTAAAATCCTCTGATAATTTGTCTGTATTTTCGTAAGTGAGCTTTCATTTTCATCCAAAAAGCAAGAACCAAATATAAAAAAATTGGTGAACCAAAAGTGATAAAGGAAACATATATAAAAGAAAGGCGAATGCTCTCAGAAGAAATGCCTAGACGCTCTCCTATTTTGGCACAAACTCCAAAGGCATTTTTTTCAAAAAAATAAAGTAGTTTTTTCATTGTCATGTAAGTTTTGAACGGTTGAGTAAAATTATTCTATTTGTATTTTTTTATGTAGTAAAATCAATAAGTGTAATTTAACAAATTTTGTTTTTTAGAACGCTTCTAAATTGCTTTTTTTATAAAAAATTGAAATAATATAGAGTAATTTAGTTTTTTTAATGATTGACAAAAGTCAAAATAAAGATATTTTTATCCAAAAACAATGAATACAGTTTTTAGTCTTACTCAACAGTCTTCTATTGCTCATTACTTTATGAGTAATTTGAGAGATACGAATTTACAAAAACACAAAGGAAATTTTCGTCAAAATCTAAAAAAAATAGGTTATTTATTAGCCTATGAAATTTCAAAAAATCTTGATTATCAAGATTTTATAATCAAAACAGAGTTGGGGGAAAAACAAACAAAAAAAATGAAAGAGTTTCCTGTCTTGATTCCAATTTTGCGTGCTGGTCTTCCACTTTATGAAGGTTTTGCAGAATTTTTTGAGCAGTCAGATAGTGGTTTTGTGGGAGCATATAGAGGAGAATATAAGCAAGATTTGCAAAATAAACTCAATCAATATGATTTTGATATAGATTTGCTTTATACTGCTTGTCCAGATTTAGAAAACAAAACTATTATTTTGATTGACCCAATGCTTGCCACAGGAAAATCACTTATCAAAACTTATCAAGAACTTTCCAAACAAAAAGGAATGCCAAAAGAATTACATATTGCTTCTGTTATTGCAAGTGAAGAAGGAATAAAAAACGTACAAGAAGCATTGCCAAAAGCAAATTTATGGATAGGAGATATTGATGCAAAATTAGATAAAAAGTCGTATATTGTACCTGGTTTGGGAGATGCTGGTGATTTATCATTTGGAGAAAAAGTTTAGGAATGGCTTGAAAAAACTTTTTAGTCGACTATTCCTTCATAGTGTACAGCAACCAAAATATTTTGTTCGAAAGTAAAGAAATAATAATTTGTTTCTTCTTCATCCATTACAACTACAACGACATTTTGTTGCATTCCTTCTTCTGTTTCTGAAAAACAGCGCATAAAATCGTTTTTGTTCATTCCCATAGAAAGACCTTTTCCAATAGATAAAGGTTCGAAGCTAACTTTTGCCTCTAATAAAAGGTCTTTTTCATCAGCACGGTAAAAACGTAAATGTGTTTTTTCTGTCATAACCTCAATTACAGTATCCGTTTTTGAAGTATTATGAACGTTTTCGATAGGGGTACGTTCAATTTTGGCATTTGGATAATAGGTAAGCCATTCGTCGGCTGTACGTTGATGAAAAACCCAGCTTGGCGAAATAAGTTCGTCTATTAAAGCAACTGTATCAATAGATGCAATAGTAGAAGTGTTTTGTGTAAGCTGAGTAGAGTTTTGATTATTTTCATCAAAATTCATTTGACAAACACGAGCCTGCACAGAAGTAACTGTTGTATACACAAACAGAACAAAAAAAAGTCTGACAGTCAGTAGATTAGACATAATTGAAGATGGTAAAATAATAGATTTAGAATAGGTTTGTAGTTGAGATTAATACGTTAAAAACTTAAAAAACGTTGCCTTTTTTTATGATTTTACCTAAAAAGTTACAAATATCTTATCTAATCTTATTTTTATTATAGAATTTTAAACGAATAAATTTTTAAATAAAATTTCAAAAAAAGCATAAGAAATAAGCGTATTTTTTTGAGTCAAAACTAACTTTGTTTGCTGTTTAAGCGAAACACTACTATATTTGAGTTATTATTTAAACCTTAGATAAATTGAACCCCTAACCTTAGCTCTAAAAATAGTATGAAAAAATCTCCTGTAAAATCTCCTGTAAAATTTAAGCTCGCTCTACACTGGCAAATTATTATTGGAATGATACTCGGTGTTGTTTTTGGAATAAGTGCCGTTTTGATGGGCTGGAGTAGTTTTGTTACTGATTGGATTCAGCCTTGGGGAAAGATTTTTGTTAATTCCTTAAAAATGATTGCAATGCCTTTGGTATTTATTTCTTTGATACAAGGAATTGCAAGTATGAGTGATATTTCGAAACTCTCTCGTTTGGGAACTCGCACAATAGCCATTTATTTGGTTACAACAGTTGTAGCCATTACAATCGGACTTGTTTTAGCAAATGTTATTCAACCAGGTAAAGCATTTTCAGAAGAAAAAAGAGCTGAGTTTGCTCAAAAGTATGCCGAAAAAACAAAATCTAGTCAAGAAAAAGCATTAGCTGTAACAGAATCAAATCCATTACAACCTATCATCGACATTGTTCCTGATAATGTTGTGGCAGCAGCTACAAACAATCAAAATATGCTTCAAGTAATATTTTTTGCTGTTTTGTTTGGTGTTGCTTTGGTAATGATTGACTTTAAAAAGGGCGAAATTATCAAAAAAGGATTTGATGCGCTTAATGATTTGGTAATACAAATAGTAGAGATTTTGATGCTCTTTGCGCCTTATGGTGTCTTTGCCTTGCTTTCTTTTTTGATTGTAGATTTTGCAGAAGGAGATTTGAATAAAGTAATTGAGCTTTTTAAAGTAGTTGGTATTTATTGTCTTACAGTTGTCTTAGGACTATTTTTAATGGTTGTTTTTTATGTTGGTATCTTGATGATTTTTGCTCGTTACAATCCATTTCAATTTTTTCAAGGCATTGCTCCTGCACAGCTATTAGCATTTTCTACCAGTTCTAGTGCAGCTACTTTGCCTGTTACGATGGAACGAGTAAATAAATTTTTAGGTGTTCCTAAAGAAATTGTAAGTTTTGTTTTACCTGTTGGTGCTACTGTAAATATGGATGGAACAAGTTTGTATCAAGGTGTGGCAGCTCTTTTTATTGCACAGGCCTATGGAATGGATTTGACCATTGTACAACAACTCGGAATTGTCTTGACGGCTACACTTGCTTCTGTGGGTGCTGCTGCTGTTCCAGGGGCTGGTATTTTGATGCTTGTTATTGTTTTGGAACAGGCAAAAATACCTTCTGATGGAATCAATCTTATTTTAGGAGTAGATAGGCTTTTGGATATGTGCCGTACAGTTGTCAATGTTACAGGCGATGCAACGGTTTCTCTTTTAGTGGCAAAATCTGAAAATGAACGATTAGATGGAGAATAGAAATGCAGTTACTAGTAATCAGTGATGTAGTAATCAGTTAATACAGATACAATTTATAAAAAAACGGTATTAACTGATTACTAGTAACTACTTACTGGTAACTGGGAGAATGTCTTTTTTCCAAAACTTCCATCACTTCATCAATTTTGACATCTTGAGATTTCATCAAAACCAATAAATGATACAATAAATCGCCACATTCTTCTTTGAAGCGTTCTTTATTTCCTCTCATTGCATCAATAACAACTTCGACGGCTTCTTCGCCTACTTTTTGAGCTACTTTATGAACACCACTTTTGAGAAGCTTATGAGTATAAGAACTTGCATTTTCTTCTGTATCTTGACTTCTTTTCTCAATCGTATTTTCTAAATGCTGCAAAAAATGAATATTTGCTGTATTTTTTTCTTCATTAAAACACGTATCTGTTCCTGTATGACAAACTTCTCCTACTGGTTTTACAAAAATCAAAAGAGTGTCATTATCACAATCTAAGTGCATTTTTTGTACGTGAAGAAAGTTTCCTGATGTTTCTCCTTTTGTCCAAAGACGGTTTTTTGTTCGGCTAAAGAAAGTTACTTTTTCTTCTTTTTGTGTTTTTTCGAAGGCTTCTTGATTCATAAAACCAAGCATCAAAACACGCATCGTTTTGAAATCTTGAATGATGACAGGTACAAGTCCGTTTTGTTTTTCAAAATCTATTTGCTGACTTTGTATTTTTTTGTTGTTATTCATTTTTGTAAAATACTAGGGTAGAAAAAGGTATGCCTTTCTCCTACGTGAAATTCATTTCTTTTAAGTTTGAGAATTACAAAAGTAAACTATAAAGTCAAATTTTTCAAAATAGATTTATAATTCTTAATTTTCTAATTCCTATTTTCTAATTGTTTTTATTTTTCTGACCACACGAGAGAATGTTCCTGAATCAGAAGTTGGAATATCATCGGTATTTTGTACGTGTCGAATATTTTCTATGGTATAAAACGCATTTGGATTGTGTGTATTTATCAAGTGTAAAAACTTAGGCAATTCTTTTCTTTTTACAATCGAAAAAACAACACCTACATCACCATATTTTCCTTCAGCCTTCAAGTGTGTAAATCTATAATTTGTGTCTTTTAATTTATAAATCAAGCTATCAGCCGTTTTTCCTGTAATAATTCTTACCATCACAATTCCTAAAGCAATTTTTTGTTCTAGCCATATTCCCAAATATGTTCCCATTGCAAAACCACCTGCATACGCTAAATAGGACATAATATTAGTTAGGTTTTGCATAATCTGACCAATAGCAAGTAACCAAACAAAGGCTTCAATAAAACCAATAAGAGGGGCAATATTTCGTTTTCCCATCGTTACAAGCACAATTCGAAGCGTTGAAAGACTTACATCAGTCAAACGAGCCAAGAAAATTAAAATTGGAAGAATAATGTAAGAATAAACCCATAATGTATCTTCATTGAGATAAGTATAAAAAAAATCTTGCATAACACTCTATTTTATTTATCAGATGAAAAATAATTTTCTGCAAAAGTCGTAAGATTTAAACTAGCGACCAAACATAATTCTTTACTTTAATTATTCTTAGGAAAGATTACGAATTAAAAATTATGAATTTAATGCATTGAATATCAATGATTTAATTATTAAAAATAAGTTTTTTATTTAATTTCTATTCCTTAACATCATCAACTAAGTAATTGTACAAAATTAATAATACATATAACTGATGGATCGGCGAAGCCAAATTACTCGCTAATAATGCCTTACTACTTAGGAATAGAAATTAAATAAACTACTCTTTTATAAGTGTGTAATTTGTTGATAGTCAGGTGTTTATGTCTATTATCCATTCATCATTAAATAGCTCACCATTCCCTAAAGTTTCAATTATCAAATTTTACACTCTATAAAATTTAGATTTTTGTATCTTTGCACATCATTCTGCTTACTCTAAAAATTAGTCCTAAACTTCTACAAAATAAATTAGAAAGTTTAGGGTTTTTATTGAATTTTTACCTGACTTTTTTTATTAAGACAAATGACTCAAAAATCAAAGGAAATCACAAACTCATCAATACTTTTTAAACGTATCATTGGAAATATTTCTGGAGGAGATAACCAAACGCTTCTGGTTTGTATTGGTGGTTTGCATGGAAACGAACAAGCAGGGTATAATGCTTTAGAATACTTAATTTCTCATTTAGATAAACGTCTTTTTAATGGACATTTTGTGGCTATTGGAGGAAATTTGCAAGCTCTAAAAGAAAAAAAGCGTTATTTACAAACTGATTTGAATAGAATTTGGCTCAATGATTTGATTGATAATATTCCACAAGATTCAGAAATTTCAGAGTATGAAGAATTGCGTCAGCTTATCGAAGTCTTGCGTGTTATTCCTCATGATACTTACAAACGACGAATTTTGATAGATTTGCATACTACTTCTGCGCCTAATGGTGCTTTTGTAGTCAGAACAACAAAAACAGATGACACACTTGCCAAATTAT contains:
- a CDS encoding DUF2179 domain-containing protein — its product is MQDFFYTYLNEDTLWVYSYIILPILIFLARLTDVSLSTLRIVLVTMGKRNIAPLIGFIEAFVWLLAIGQIMQNLTNIMSYLAYAGGFAMGTYLGIWLEQKIALGIVMVRIITGKTADSLIYKLKDTNYRFTHLKAEGKYGDVGVVFSIVKRKELPKFLHLINTHNPNAFYTIENIRHVQNTDDIPTSDSGTFSRVVRKIKTIRK
- a CDS encoding succinylglutamate desuccinylase/aspartoacylase domain-containing protein, with product MTQKSKEITNSSILFKRIIGNISGGDNQTLLVCIGGLHGNEQAGYNALEYLISHLDKRLFNGHFVAIGGNLQALKEKKRYLQTDLNRIWLNDLIDNIPQDSEISEYEELRQLIEVLRVIPHDTYKRRILIDLHTTSAPNGAFVVRTTKTDDTLAKLLEVPVIMGLDKKLQGTAMTYMEQWNYETFAFEGGTIGKENSMNNLVMGVWRIMQTLQMTTQPIPNLEHTLGETIRSGVPNYLNCEYIHKVPENSTFIMKEGFGNFDSIEEGQLLAHQDGKEICSPYKGYILMPLYQNDGNDGFFIIK
- a CDS encoding PspC domain-containing protein, coding for MKKLLYFFEKNAFGVCAKIGERLGISSESIRLSFIYVSFITFGSPIFLYLVLAFWMKMKAHLRKYRQIIRGF
- the upp gene encoding uracil phosphoribosyltransferase yields the protein MNTVFSLTQQSSIAHYFMSNLRDTNLQKHKGNFRQNLKKIGYLLAYEISKNLDYQDFIIKTELGEKQTKKMKEFPVLIPILRAGLPLYEGFAEFFEQSDSGFVGAYRGEYKQDLQNKLNQYDFDIDLLYTACPDLENKTIILIDPMLATGKSLIKTYQELSKQKGMPKELHIASVIASEEGIKNVQEALPKANLWIGDIDAKLDKKSYIVPGLGDAGDLSFGEKV
- a CDS encoding dicarboxylate/amino acid:cation symporter, with the translated sequence MKKSPVKSPVKFKLALHWQIIIGMILGVVFGISAVLMGWSSFVTDWIQPWGKIFVNSLKMIAMPLVFISLIQGIASMSDISKLSRLGTRTIAIYLVTTVVAITIGLVLANVIQPGKAFSEEKRAEFAQKYAEKTKSSQEKALAVTESNPLQPIIDIVPDNVVAAATNNQNMLQVIFFAVLFGVALVMIDFKKGEIIKKGFDALNDLVIQIVEILMLFAPYGVFALLSFLIVDFAEGDLNKVIELFKVVGIYCLTVVLGLFLMVVFYVGILMIFARYNPFQFFQGIAPAQLLAFSTSSSAATLPVTMERVNKFLGVPKEIVSFVLPVGATVNMDGTSLYQGVAALFIAQAYGMDLTIVQQLGIVLTATLASVGAAAVPGAGILMLVIVLEQAKIPSDGINLILGVDRLLDMCRTVVNVTGDATVSLLVAKSENERLDGE
- the uvrA gene encoding excinuclease ABC subunit UvrA; the encoded protein is MASATPKKNTTQIKDKKKIKKQTQNGVDSIHSSENHPNTTDFIEVFGAREHNLKNIDISFPRQQLIVITGISGSGKSSLAFDTIYAEGQRRYMESFSAYARSFLGNLERPDVDKINGLSPVISIEQKTTSKNPRSTVGTTTEIYDFMRLLYARAGIAYSYNTGERMIRQTEEQISEIIFEEYKDKKLVLLAPVVKGRKGHYRELFVQLRKSGYTKVRIDGEIMELVPKMQTDRYKTHDIEVVVDRIIVSKEDEKRIMASLKTAMKVGNGIVMIQEHEQKEARFFSRFLMCPTTGIAYDEPAPNIFSFNSPYGMCQTCNGLGKIEQLTEESIIPDDTISISRGAIAPLGEYRDTYFFKKLAAFMKSQKVNITTVWKEIDKKIQQKILYGSKEIVKVKAKSSDRTWNSEFEGVIDYLEKYQLEGNSKQKTGVQDYLTVTICPACEGARLKKESLQFKIADKNISELAQKDINQLGEFFEDIESRLEARQNIIAAEILKEIRKRIGFLLDVGLDYLTLDRPVRTLSGGEAQRIRLATQIGTQLVGVLYILDEPSIGLHSRDNVKLIKALQDLRDLGNTVIVVEHDKDMMLAADYLVDIGPGAGRHGGKVVEAGTPAEFLKGNSTTAQYLNNQKRIEVPTERRKGNDKELVLKGANGNNLRNVTAHFPLGKLICVTGVSGSGKSTLIHDTLYPILNKHIYRSVKTPLDYKEIEGLKNIDKVIEVDQSPIGRTPRSNPATYTGVFTDIRALFTQLPEAKVRGYKPGRFSFNVKGGRCEECEGAGRKLIEMDFLPDVHVECPMCKGKRYNRETLEIRFKGKSISDVLDMSVEEASEFFANQPNILRRIKTLNDVGLGYITLGQHATTLSGGEAQRVKLSSELSKKDTGKTFYILDEPTTGLHFKDVQFLLDVLDKLVGKGNTVLVIEHNLDVIKVSDWIIDLGLEGGAAGGQILVEGTPEKVAKNKKSYTAKFLREELK
- a CDS encoding YybH family protein; amino-acid sequence: MKSIFSFKIYIILISIIIGISSCNSSKIPNQNTSQTSEKDKIEFKETLQKHLDAVTNRDIETLKSTLHPNGKMYLMLPDESIKTTTKEFVEYHTEWFKYTNWTFETEILYTEIGENSGLGVIQIIYREAERNGKPYFNRMCVSYTLEKFENKWYIIADHASTIEKTKSE
- the hisIE gene encoding bifunctional phosphoribosyl-AMP cyclohydrolase/phosphoribosyl-ATP diphosphatase HisIE, producing MNNNKKIQSQQIDFEKQNGLVPVIIQDFKTMRVLMLGFMNQEAFEKTQKEEKVTFFSRTKNRLWTKGETSGNFLHVQKMHLDCDNDTLLIFVKPVGEVCHTGTDTCFNEEKNTANIHFLQHLENTIEKRSQDTEENASSYTHKLLKSGVHKVAQKVGEEAVEVVIDAMRGNKERFKEECGDLLYHLLVLMKSQDVKIDEVMEVLEKRHSPSYQ